In Kwoniella newhampshirensis strain CBS 13917 chromosome 2, whole genome shotgun sequence, one DNA window encodes the following:
- a CDS encoding 6-phosphogluconate dehydrogenase (decarboxylating) translates to MADIDNDKVQDVEFGIVGSGSMGAGMTLLFSEHGSKIGCYDYDGDAVQALMDEAKKDDSVDESLVHGFTSLEKLVNAFPKADSKSDTSSGAENEERSKKPRVFVLSLPHGKPVDGILDELLPLLEKGDMIIDGGNEWWEETERRQRKTKEKGVEWIGMGVSGGYQAARHGPSMSPGCSPEAWDYLKPYLEKWAAKAPNGEPCVLHMGGGGAGHYVKMIHNGIEHAHLSILCEIRSLLKHQLGYTNDEISVLFESWWKEGPLRGNFLVGIGYKGLKFKDGDGLHEEEGIVEGMEDKVTQDVDKSEGTGTWSTKEIGERHVAAPAIAASHQLRIISADKFERLEVAKNLNVPQPSEAEEKKLDKEKKDELLKTIHSAVYGAMLSAFVQGLNIITRASKDEKWGISLSNCLKIWRAGCIIQSDAIAEFLLPLVEKFPPSEPLNLLRAAPEIAQELARTYEALKKVCLIALETDAVAPALSASLEYLKAVGGKNLPTDFEEMELDYFGHHNYDLKSEPGKGHEKGNYHTEFSRMPGV, encoded by the exons ATGGCAGATATCGATAACGACAAAGTGCAAGATGTGGAATTTGGGATTGTCGGTAGTGGGAGTATGGGAGCG GGCATGACCTTGTTGTTCTCTGAACACGGATCCAAGATCGGCTGTTACGACTATGACGGAGACGCTGTCCAGGCCttgatggacgaggcgaagaaagatgaCTCGGTCGACGAGTCCCTCGTTCATGGGTTCACATCGTTGGAGAAACTAGTCAACGCTTTCCCGAAAGCCGATTCCAAGTCCGACACCTCGAGCGGGGcagagaacgaggagagatcgaagaaaCCTAGAGTGTTCGTGCTGAGTTTACCGCACGGAAAACCGGTCGATGGGATCTTGGACGAGTTGCTGCCGTtgttggagaagggggatATGATCATTGATGGTGGGAACGAATGGTGggaggagacggagagaagacagaggaagacgaaggagaagggagtggAATGGATCGGTATGGGAGTCagtggaggat ACCAAGCGGCACGACACGGCCCTTCGATGTCTCCCGGTTGTTCCCCAGAAGCATGGGATTACCTCAAGCCATATCTTGAGAAATGGGCGGCAAAAGCTCCCAACGGTGAACCCTGTGTGCTTCACATGGGAGGCGGTGGTGCGGGACATT ATGTCAAGATGATCCACAATGGTATCG AACACGCCCACCTGTCCATCCTATGCGAGATCCGAAGTCTGCTCAAACATCAACTGGGTTATACCAACGACGAAATATCCGTTCTTTTCGAGTCgtggtggaaagaaggaccCTTGCGAGGTAACTTCCTGGTGGGAATCGGATACAAGGGGTTGAAGTtcaaggatggagatgggcTTCACGAAGAGGAGGGCATCGTCGAAGGGAtggaggacaaggtgaCGCAGGATGTCGACAAGTCCGAG GGCACCGGTACCTGGTCCACCAAG GAAATCGGAGAACGACACGTCGCTGCGCCAGCCATTGCAGCTTCGCACCAGCTTCGTATCATTTCTGCCGACAAGTTCGAAAGACTGGAGGTGGCCAAAAACCTCAACGTTCCTCAGCCCTCTGAAgctgaggagaagaagctggacaaggagaaaaAGGATGAGCTGCTCAAGACGATCCACTCTGCAGTGTATGGGGCGATGTTGAGCGCTTTTGTACAAGGCTTGAAC ATCATCACTCGAGCTTCGAAGGACGAG AAATGGGGCATTTCGTTGTCGAACTGCTTGAAAATTTGGCGTGCTGGTTGTATCATCCAGTCTG ATGCGATTGCCGagtttctccttccactgGTCGAAAAGTTCCCGCCTTCCGAACCACTCAACCTTCTTCGTGCTGCTCCTGAAATCGCTCAGGAGCTTGCCAGGACTTACGAGGCGTTGAAGAAGGTCTGTCTGATCGCTCTCGAGACTGACGCCGTCGCCCCTGCACTCAGTGCATCCCTCGAGTATCTCAAAGCGGTCGGCGGCAAGAATCTCCCGACCGActtcgaggagatggagttGGACT ATTTCGGCCACCACAATTACGACCTGAAGAGCGAGCCCGGGAAGGGTCATGAAAAGGGGAATTACCACACCGAGTTCTCACGTATGCCCGGTGTATGA